The following proteins are co-located in the Haliotis asinina isolate JCU_RB_2024 chromosome 13, JCU_Hal_asi_v2, whole genome shotgun sequence genome:
- the LOC137259605 gene encoding protein fem-1 homolog B-like — protein MWAAIGGHREVFELLVSKGAKELHADRFGLNILQAACLGGNVNLVKYVLSQNTRDIDTRMSCWKTPLMLAAENGHKNVVELLVDKGADVSLKDETGGNVLHIACYGGHLDVVKYLLSLNSIKINRKGWKKMTPIMVAANQGHKEVVELLVKRGAKLSFRAQMGNILHTACHPPRLTRARTTQFHQRQ, from the exons ATGTGGGCAGCCATTGGTGGACACAGAGAAGTGTTTGAGTTACTTGTCAGTAAAGGAGCTAAAGAGTTACACGCAGATAGATTCGGCCTCAATATCCTTCAAGCAGCCTGTCTTGGAGGAAACGTAAATTTAGTGAAGTatgtcctttcacaaaacaccaGGGACATCGATACTAGAATGTCATGCTGGAAAACACCTCTCATGCTGGCGGCAGAGAACGGACACAAAAATGTGGTGGAACTGCTTGTGGACAAAGGCGCTGACGTGTCATTAAAGGATGAAACGGGTGGCAACGTCCTTCACATTGCCTGTTATGGGGGACATTTAGATGTAGTTAAATATCTCCTCTCACTGAACTCCATCAAAATAAACAGAAAGGGATGGAAGAAGATGACGCCAATCATGGTGGCAGCCAACCAGGGACATAAAGAAGTGGTGGAATTACTTGTTAAACGTGGAGCCAAACTCTCATTTCGTGCACAAATGGGAAACATCCTTCACACTGCCTGTCAC CCTCCACGACTGACCCGAGCCCGAACAACACAGTTCCACCAGCGCCAGTGA